Proteins from a genomic interval of Medicago truncatula cultivar Jemalong A17 chromosome 3, MtrunA17r5.0-ANR, whole genome shotgun sequence:
- the LOC11420708 gene encoding uncharacterized protein has protein sequence MRHLLQKNLLFFTSSSSSFQPRSLLLLRFHLCEFSSSPAPSYSHWKRLDDESRNVRVSVWWDFENCSVPVGLNVSRVAPSITDAVRANGIKGPVHITAFGDVMQLSKSNQESLAFTGIHLTHIPNGGKNSADRSLLIDLMYWVSQNPPPAHLFLISGDGDFAGILHRLRMNNYNILLAIPGKAPDVLRSAATIMWQWTSLLKGENLTGKHFNHPPDGQFGSWYGNSKVPLENPFSATGQSTSSQNVQIVEINEPSSDLKLAEGVPKSVIRQVKDILSSHPNGISAIDLRAELAKRGVILGRSMFGYRRLSRFLSSIPDVHLQNLGDGNFCVCLIPSESPEPSEKSIVPSTTYAVKNEEKDYTTTPKLHGEDKELDGDKHRTPSMSSSHERIVEDDSKSFQSFPSQEKPIGEDVSHKSWGYTTIPKLHSEDKDTGKDGPPSMSSLHEKTIKDDSKSFLSTPSQGKPIEEDVPCKSSGRSEKVEDVSNVQLSESQLSPKDNDGSKTETGSFKVRSKKFSEDKIVRSEDANPDVLEKYTASRDPSAGIDNTMVESNDRANCEFGKSIARNKHVNQPRKKVDDHSPYSSAAEDSLVDKRPDGRAETYSERSTLFSWIKSWWPFSKSNVKADNLTAHQNKVDSNFEDPRLTELDQTTGNVEERKPLESHQDVSHSGKPEDSKLSELDQTASDLEEAKPLEPHHQDISRSGKPKDSKFSELDQTASNLEEAKPLEPHQDAGHSGKPELFSLDSFWNDMESFVFTPKGSLLISQSKSREDLAHKLQKHGPMVLKSLSENYIFQLVELLVAEKRWLEESTSQAFPFRLTHSVQKSALSGHTNGANGLRSLFLSKTSQPNLQKSFEHDGEKPTQSIQRTGVSRPATEIKYTEKSRSDILQDCQRLVTDILKENPEGYNLASFRKQFAYRYGYTLDVKKLGYQKISYLIQIMHGVKLESYCSKKSKNSESTYMYPAPAVCASDSETSIFKTHAANANHEFNSDDELSDTATKEDNMESPWEELGPVSAKKPSQNDLESNSTLKAIEMDTPKHPDYEPIVSDDDSSESDEDSSCLTQPEELGKPKYDEQDSSLIQTLDIFHSSKEGANSCDDLLNMLDSSLNSKQGFVSKNTSGNHREKQRSQRYCFVDDPGLPDNDKCIGGLPGNSKKEDSANMQN, from the exons ATGAGACATCTTCTCCAAAAGAATCTATTATTTTtcacttcatcttcttcatcatttcaacctcgttctcttcttcttcttcgcttTCATCTCTGCGAATTCTCATCTTCTCCGGCTCCGTCGTATTCTCACTGGAAGCGTCTCGATGACGAGTCACGAAACGTTAGGGTTTCTGTGTGGTGGGATTTCGAGAACTGCAGCGTGCCGGTCGGCCTTAACGTTTCCAGAGTAGCCCCGTCAATCACTGACGCCGTTAGAGCGAACGGGATTAAAGGTCCTGTTCATATTACTGCTTTCGGTGATGTGATGCAGCTTTCTAAATCTAATCAAGAATCACTTGCTTTCACTGGCATTCATCTCACTCACATTCCCAATG GTGGAAAGAATAGTGCTGATAGATCTCTTCTTATTGATCTTATGTACTGGGTTTCCCAAAATCCTCCACCTGCACATCTCTTTCTGATATCCGGTGATGGGGACTTTGCTGGCATATTGCACCGATTAAGGATGAATAACTACAATATCTTGCTTGCTATTCCTGGAAAGGCTCCTGATGTTCTCCGCAGCGCAGCAACTATAATGTGGCAGTGGACTTCATTGCTCAAAGGAGAAAATCTAACTGGAAAACATTTCAACCACCCTCCCGATGGTCAGTTTGGTTCTTGGTATGGAAATTCTAAAGTGCCACTTGAAAACCCCTTTTCAGCTACTGGGCAGTCAACATCTTCACAAAATGTACAAATCGTGGAAATCAATGAACCTTCCTCAGACTTAAAGTTGGCTGAAGGAGTTCCAAAGTCAGTTATACGGCAGGTTAAAGATATATTGAGTTCACATCCAAATGGTATCTCCGCTATAGATCTTCGTGCAGAGCTGGCCAAACGTGGTGTTATTTTGGGTAGAAGCATGTTTGGATATAGAAGACTTTCCCGCTTTCTATCATCAATACCAGATGTACATCTTCAGAATTTAGGAGACGGtaatttttgtgtgtgtttgatCCCCTCAGAGTCCCCTGAACCCTCTGAGAAAAGCATTGTACCATCGACGACATATGCTGTTAAGAATGAGGAGAAGGACTATACAACAACTCCAAAGCTACACGGTGAAGATAAAGAGTTGGATGGAGACAAACATAGGACTCCCTCAATGTCTTCATCACATGAAAGGATCGTTGAGGATGATTCAAAATCATTCCAATCTTTCCCTTCACAAGAAAAACCTATCGGAGAAGATGTGTCGCATAAATCATGGGGCTATACAACAATTCCAAAGCTACACAGTGAAGATAAAGACACGGGCAAAGACGGACCTCCCTCAATGTCTTCATTGCATGAAAAGACCATTAAGGATGATTCAAAATCATTCCTATCTACACCTTCACAAGGAAAACCTATTGAGGAAGATGTGCCATGTAAATCATCTGGAAGAAGTGAGAAGGTTGAGGATGTGTCTAATGTACAATTGTCGGAGAGTCAACTTTCACCAAAGGACAATGATGGTTCCAAAACTGAGACTGGTTCCTTTAAAGTGAGATCTAAAAAGTTTTCGGAAGATAAAATTGTTAGGTCTGAGGATGCAAATCCAGACGTTCTTGAAAAATATACCGCTTCAAGGGATCCCTCTGCAGGTATTGATAACACAATGGTGGAAAGCAATGATAGAGCAAATTGTGAATTTGGAAAATCTATAGCGAGGAACAAACATGTGAATCAACCTAGAAAGAAGGTTGATGATCACAGCCCATATTCTTCAGCAGCTGAGGACTCTCTGGTTGACAAAAGACCCGATGGTCGTGCTGAAACTTACAGTGAAAGATCAACTTTGTTTAGCTGGATTAAAAGCTGGTGGCCATTTTCGAAAAGCAACGTGAAGGCTGATAATTTGACTGCTCATCAGAACAAGGTGGACAGTAATTTTGAGGATCCTAGGTTAACTGAATTGGACCAGACTACTGGTAATGTTGAAGAGCGCAAGCCATTAGAATCACATCAAGATGTCAGTCATTCTGGAAAGCCTGAAGATTCCAAGTTATCTGAACTGGACCAGACTGCTAGTGATCTTGAAGAGGCCAAGCCATTGGAACCACATCATCAGGATATCAGTCGTTCTGGAAAACCCAAGGATTCCAAGTTTTCTGAACTAGACCAGACTGCTAGTAATCTTGAAGAGGCCAAGCCTTTAGAACCACACCAGGATGCTGGTCATTCTGGAAAGCCTGAGTTATTTTCTCTGGATTCCTTTTGGAATGACATGGAATCTTTTGTTTTCACCCCCAAAGGATCACTTCTTATTTCCCAGTCTAAAAGCAG GGAGGATTTGGCTCATAAATTACAAAAGCATGGACCCATGGTTCTAAAATCTCTTTCTGAAAATTATATCTTTCAATTGGTGGAATTGTTAGTAGCAGAAAAAAGATGGTTGGAGGAAAGCACCTCACAAGCATTTCCTTTTCGGCTAACTCATTCAGTTCAGAAGAGTGCACTGTCTGGCCACACTAATGGTGCAAATGGTTTGAGATCTCTCTTTCTAAGTAAAACATCGCAGCCCAACTTGCAAAAGTCATTTGAACATGACGGGGAGAAACCCACTCAGAGTATTCAGCGAACGGGAGTTTCCAGACCTGCCACTGAAATAAAATATACTGAGAAGTCTAGAAGTGATATATTACAAGATTGTCAGAGACTGGTAACTGATATATTGAAGGAAAACCCAGAGGGTTATAATTTAGCTTCTTTTCGAAAGCAATTTGCTTATAGATATGGCTATACCCTTGATGTCAAGAAGCTTGGTTATCAGAAGATATCATACTTGATACAGATAATGCATGGGGTTAAATTAGAATCCTATTGttccaaaaaaagtaaaaattcagAATCCACTTATATGTATCCTGCTCCTGCTGTTTGTGCTTCTGACTCAGAAACATCTATCTTCAAAACTCATGCAGCCAATGCTAATCATGAATTCAACTCAGATGATGAATTATCTGATACAGCCACAAAAGAGGATAACATGGAATCACCTTGGGAGGAATTAGGTCCTGTTTCTGCTAAAAAACCAAGTCAGAATGATCTGGAATCAAATTCAACTCTGAAAGCCATTGAAATGGATACACCAAAGCATCCTGATTATGAACCCATTGTCTCAGATGATGATTCTTCTGAATCCGACGAGGATAGTTCTTGTTTAACTCAACCAGAAGAGCTAGGAAAGCCAAAATATGATGAACAAGACAGCTCTTTAATTCAAACTCTGGATATCTTTCATAGCAGCAAGGAAGGAGCAAATAGTTGTGATGATCTGCTTAACATGTTAGATTCATCCTTAAATTCAAAACAGGGTTTCGTTTCCAAAAATACTTCAGGGAATCACAGAGAAAAGCAAAGATCTCAAAGGTATTGTTTTGTTGATGACCCAGGCTTACCTGACAACGACAAGTGTATTGGTGGGCTACCAGGTAACTCAAAGAAAGAGGATAGTGCGAACATGCAAAACTGA